A stretch of DNA from Cannabis sativa cultivar Pink pepper isolate KNU-18-1 chromosome X, ASM2916894v1, whole genome shotgun sequence:
ACTATGGTGTTGTGGGAAGTCATTTGGTATGTGGGCAGTCTATTTCACTTTCCTCTGATTAAACCTATTGGTTATTAGGGCTCATTCTGTTGTTAAATGCATTTCTTTAACTTTGGGTACCAAAAATTGCTGCATTTTTGAAATATTGGTTATAATGGTCACATTTAATTGTGTTATTTATACGCAGGAAAAAGGCCTAGAGATTTACTAAATCCCAAGGCTGTTAAGTATATGCAGTCTGTGTTTAATTTAGCATTATTATTACCTGGCAGGCTTTGAAGTTATTGGGAAGTGAAGTGCTTGTGGGCTAATTTCTATATTCCTTTCAGGAGTTTGACTTCAAAGAGAAGAAAACTTTGGAAGAAAGGAAAATGGCGACCGTCGGTGGAATCAAAGAAGTTGATGGGAATCAGAACAGTCTCGAGATCGAAAGCCTTGCTCGTTTTGCTGTCGATGAACACAACAAGAAACAGGTGCAGATCCTCATTTTCTATccgattacaattttttttcttatttagttATTCAGATATCGATCGATGACCGATCGTTGTGTAGAGGGAAAGAACTGAGATTGATTTCTTTGTTTTGGGATGCAGAATTCGCTTCTGCAATTTGAGAAGGTTGTAAACACGAAAGTGCAAGTGGTTTCTGGTACGATGCATCATATTACGTTGGAGGCTTTGGATGGGGATAAGAAGAAGGTTTATGAAGCCAAGGTGTGGGAGAAGCCATGGATGCATTTTAAGGAGCTCCAGGAATTCAAATATATTGGTGATGCTCCTTCTGGATCATCCTCTTAATTCTGAGCTATATGGTAAGCTGTAAAcgtctttgatttttttttttcaaatctattTATCTAATTCTATATATGATTATGAATACGGGAATATAAGAAAAAGACTCTGTTTTTGCAATCTTACTTTTATTGCaatattatgaaaatatatatttcttttgagTAGTATCATTAGACGCTCTGATAAAATTGAACCTCAATTGAGTTGTTTCATATTTCAAAACTGACACAAACAATGATCCTGATCACTTAACTTTGACCCTTGTGCTATTTGGTTACAAGTACTATTGTGTAAACCATTGTTTTCATGTTAGTATTTGCTTAAGTTTCATGAATTGACATCATTAGACTTGATCACTTAGTAGTTAACATGTTATTGATCATTATATAAGAACGATGatgtgttattattattattttcaattcgTTTGTTAGAGAATTCTTGGTCATGATCTCAGAATCGGTTGATTACGGTAATGGATCCTTATTTAGACATAAACTATAAGATGTCTTTTATCTTGCTATTTTATATCCACACGCCACTTGAGCTATCCTCCAAGTAATTGGGTGTGGGTGCTTGTGGGTAAGAGGTCTGGGGTTGGAGCCCCAGTGACCAGTAGGAACCATCATACTATCGGAGCACTCTGCTAAAATGCTACCTTAAGGCTAATTTTCCCTTTGATTGATATTGAAATGTATCTATATGTTATGTGCCTTACATTATGTCTTCAAATGATTTTAATGAAAAtgtctaatttaattcaactccTTGCTTTAAGCTTGATTCACCTCCCATAATCTTCACCTCTCTGTTTTGATAGGAAAATGTTGCTGGTAAGTCAGGATTGGCACACTGTATTGACAGATCAAGTTATCAAAAGATCAAGCATTTCTGTGAATTGGAAAACTAATGTTAGAAGATAAATGTTGGGAAAGAATTTATAAACAGAACATAATGTAGGATCTCTTATTATCTTTTTAATACAAGTGGATGTTTTTTTTctgaacaaaaaagaaaaaaggaaagacagaaaagaaaaagggaaaaagacaaaaagaaGAGGCTGTAGCTACTCAAGGCATTTGATGAACTTATAATAATTTAGTGTATGATCAGAATGTTAACAAAGATGAGGTTATGATTGACAACAATTAGTCACTAACATGGATATGTATTTCAGATTTCCTTAGACTGCTGTGGAACACTCTAATTGTATGAAAATCACAGTGAGTTGCCAGAATTTCTTGGTGGTTCCTGCACCTGTGCTGATGAGGGAGGTTGCCTTCGATCTGATAAGGGTCCGTGGAAGAATCCAGAAATATTGAAGGTTTAAACTGGAATAATAATTTTTCCTGTTGTGTAATATTTTTACAAGCTTTAGCTATGAACCCTTGTATGTCCTTGTTAATTAGAAACCAATGATTGTTATAACCCGTCTTTTTTCACAGATGGTTCACAATGGTGAAGCGCGGCGTGCCAGGCAGATTGTCAAGGTTATAACCAGCGAGGGGAAGGTTACCTATATTAAACCGCACTACCCAGCCAGGCAGATTGTattcaaattattgttattttttttattttttttttaagaaactgAATATTTTTAGTTATGCTCATAAATATCATCGTGAAATAAGGAAGcagttttaatttgaaaattgttaattttttgaatttgaacttGGGGATGTGTTTcctatttaaaagttatttgaatgttattcaaattattgttaatatttttttttttttaagaaactgAATATTTTTAGTTATGCTCATAAATATCATCATGAAATAAGGAAGcagttttaatttgaaaattgttaattttttgaatttgaacttGGGAATGTGATATTAGGTTAATCATATTTATAATGCAATTTGCTCTCTCCATAGATTTGCTCTCAGGTCTCAATTCCGTCTCTCAGGTTTACATATGTCTATTGTGGCTCTCCTCGTGTTGACTGTAATGCAAACCGAACAATGAGTTCAAAGTACAATCAGTTCACCATTCAAGCAGTTGAACCAATGGAAGATTAGGCAGAAGTTGCCATTTTTCTTTTacagtaattttattttatttagtgttAAGACTTTTCTTGGTGCCGAGCTTCTTTCAAtttctattgacttgttatctACGGATTTACATGGAGTATTGTATGCAAGTATTTCATATACCCAATTTTCTAGAAGTAAATAATAAgtatcattttattttgatttatatatacctaattatattttaccaacCAATTATAATAGCACAAATATTAATTTGCTAAAACAAATCATTCGTGTAATCATACCTTCACATACAAtctaaataagaagaaaaaaaaataaactttacctAAAACTAACATTTACGTGCCTCGGCACGTAACTCCTACctagtatataaataaaaagcatTGCTTCATCTCTATTATTGTTGTTCATGAGCtatatataattacaattaTTTTAGTGTTATATATcattatgttaatttcaaattcctttcttaaaaaaaaaaaaaatcattcacAGCATTATCATTTTTATCCtctgaatatttttattttgtgaaatgttttaaattataaaaattattgcaaatatctcctttatttacaCACTgctcattttttaaaaacaatttactTATTTACACATTATTATTATGCAAGTATAATTACAGTTCGAGAACTTATGACACTATTTAAAATCTgatttattagtaatattagcTCTTCAAgagtatataatttattatcaaACTGCTACAAATATCATCATCCCATTACATCGATAGAATTAATgtttaaagaaataattaagttaaatataactagaaaatgatatatattaatCTACAATTTCTTTTTAACTTAGGAAGAATTTTCACAATAAGAAATACTAAAAGAGCAAACTCTATAAATATCATAATtggaaataaaaaaatgttattattttttcttatatatgtcAACATCAATTATATATGTAACTATAGGGTATACTATATATGAATGATGATTATAAATGAAATTTATACACATGTATACTATATTGATTTATAGCTAGGTTAGTCCTAGCTAGCAAAAGTGGTCagttaaatgtcaatttcattaatgtatatataaataaaagaagaattaaataaaacaatttttaaaaaaaagtacaaatatatatatgagtggAGTAGCATAAACTATAATGGGATATTCCAAAGAGATTCACTACCAATTCCATCTCTCTCTTTCATCACTTCCACATCATATATCTTTAACCaaaaagttaattaattaattaattaaacatggttcactaatttaaatatatatatttatttattaaatttaagattaaaaaggaaagaaaaaaaaattgtggttTTTtagcataaatatataattaattatttaaattatccCATGCAACCCCTCCACTTTTTGAAAGGTTCAATCTCATTGAATGGGGACTTAAtttgtctattttgtcattGAGATTTCTCAATAATAATAGAGATTTTTACACTAGATACTAAATTTAgccttttttttacatttttattcccgttagtttttttaaacttttttatattttatgtttttcatttttatatttaaaaaagttctttaattacaaaattacctTTTTGATGATGTCATTCTTCCTCCTCCTCCATTTTCTTTCTCTGTTACATGttatttctctctttctctcactcttttttttttctttcattttttgttcattattatttctattttttcttcttccttctattCACACAGCAGCAACCTTCTCCACCCTTCCATCTCCCATCCAGTCGATCTCGTCTCCAGCCATCTCGTCCCCAGCCCGTGAAACCACTACTCAACCTTCTGTCATGGTCTAGGGAGAAAGAGGCACACTCGAAGCTTATTTCCTTCTTGGTAAGtcatctctctctttttcaAACTTCTTTTTGCTGCTATTAAGTTGTTCTtttcttgttcttcttctttcttttttttttcttttcaaattacattaataaaaatttaaatttgaaagttTAATAAGAATATTGTTTTAGTGTGATTGTTTATTATTGATTCTACTCATTTGTCctcaaattttgtaaattttttcttcttctttaagttgaattttttgttaatatgtatataagGGCACACCTTCTATGTGTTTGAGAAAATGCCTAATATAGTTATTCTTAATCACTAGCCTAAAGAAAGAGAGCATATTTAATTGTgctattgtaatttttattcttctttaaaCTGGGATTTTCATGTTGTTCCTCTGATGTTATTTATGTTCATTTTGATGTTATGAATTAGTTAATTTATCAATAAATTTGATAGTGTTGTTTATAAGTTGTTTATACGTGTTGTTTTGCTACTGCAGCAGAAAGAAAAAACTTTCATTCCAAATGTTGAAGTACTTCCAAGTTGATTAGGATAGACTTTGTGACAATTTCTATTTCTTTGGTAGAATGAAGTAAGTTGACCACATTGAGAGTTTACAAATGCTCTatagttgtgtgtgtgtgtgtgtgtcaaAACACCCATGACATGTGTTTGGTGAAATGCCCGAAAGAATTGAATTTTCACTAACataaagaaataaaacatattctttatattttttcttcttctttaagttgAACTTTTCATATTGTTACTTGTTATTTTTGttcattttagttttataaattagtcaatttttatttatagatgTTTGATAATTTTGTTGATATAGTGTTGTGTTAATGTTGTTTATAAGTTGTTTATATGTTATTTGTGTAAATGCTTTCAATGATTATGTTGATATAGTGTTGCGTTAGCGTTGTTTATAAGatgtttatatgttattttataaatgctttcattttttattttgtttgttttgctATTGCAGTTGAATGCAAGAAACTTGATTTTCAGTGATGATGTACTTCAATGTTGATCAGAATAGGTTTGTCGTCCATTTTTATTCCTTTAGTAGAATGAAGTGAGCTGCATACATTGAAAGTGTACAAGAAAAGATTCCAATCTTCCAAGAAAGTTCAAGctattgtgtatgaattagTGATTGAGAAGTGTGCTTAGTTTTGGTTGTGTGCTGAAGAGcactatttttttaagaaactttgtttttgtatatttttttaaaacttttttaattaattttatatgtatttttcacttgatattgaacattataattttatttaatttgtttatatagtttagtacaaaaaaattattattatatttttaatttatacattaagtatttgtataattatattcttttttttttttgagaaaaaagacGATAATTGTTAGTAGGTTTTTTTTTAACTGTTGACAATATTTTGCTACGAgttaaaagtataaaaataattgtatatGTAATTTAAGTAACCTACAATTTTTAACTACTATAATTTAACGTACAAACAACGTGAAATCAACATATATAAAAAGTAACGAAATTAAACAACGTGTTTAAAACTTGAAAAcaactgtaaaacaacaaacaatgttattactaaatataaataatttttattcatatttacAATCTCTTTCTATCAATGCCCCCACTTGATTAAAAATACACATGATGtatattctattatttattttctatgtcTGAATATGTAagagataaaataaatttttattttaacatgtaaaACTCTATTTGCTTTAATTGTTGAACAACCACTGTAATGTATAAAAAATCCATAACAAACTTTACAACAATATGAAAATaacttgattttattttcaatgAGAAATAAGATGTcgcaaaaataacacaaaaaaacTTCACAGAAGGTTTTCTTTTAGTTGTTTACTTGTTGATGTATGGTTTGATTTAGCTGTCAAAGTATcaatattaactaaaataatatcttttgaAATTGATCATCTCCTTAAAGAAGATAAAAGTTGTTTAGTtgttgtttctgtgttgttgttaGGTTGTTGTACATCTGAGTGTACTGAGTGATTGCTATTTTCTTTCATTATCATATTATTGCACACTTTTATTTGGGTAGctgccaaaaaaaaattgtgattctGTGTTGCTGAATACGTACACACATAATGGATATTGCGTGAAATTAGTTTCCTTGGTTAATAGCTTTATGTAAAACATCAAACTTTTGTCATCCTTGAATTGGAGTGGTTAGCAACCTTCCTTCAGTTGgtattttagttgtttttgaGTTGTTTCACTACTGTTGCATTGTAGTTTCTCCATTATTATTGGTACTAGttcaacaaaagtacaatctCTTGATACTAGTTCTCCACTTGATTCGTAATCAACATAATGCTTGTTGTTATCTTAATGACTATTGCTCTGTCCAAAATTTGCAGAGGTTTCATAACTGAAACTAATGtatcaatttttcaattttgttaAGCAACCATTTTAATACATGAAAACAATGTATAAACAACTAATTTGTGACAGTTTTCAgtaaataatcttaaatatatcactcctctctctctcttattttGTCAAAAGCCTATAAAATTAGACTCCTAAGGATCAACCTTAATGTTTCAGCAACACAAAAAAAAGGCCACCAGATTTCTTGCCGCTCTTGCTGAAAagcaaaaacaaagaaaaaagaatagaagataaattgtttttattttttttttttaaaaaaaactagttGTTTCAGATCTGTAATTTTTCTCCTCTTGCTCAATATAAATAAAGGGGCTTGAACTAAAGAAGAAGATAATCGACTTATTGCACACATAAGGGCTCACTACCAACACAAAAAAAAGGCCACCAGATTTCTTGCCGCTCTTGCTGAAAagcaaaaacaaagaaaaaagaatagaagataaattgtttttattttttttttttaaaaaaaactagttGTTTCAGATCTGTAATTTTTCTCCTCTTGCTCAATATAAATAAAGGGGCTTGAACTAAAGAAGAAGATAATCGACTTATTGCACACATAAGGGCTCACTACCTAAGGTGTGCCAAGAATTTTAAGCTTTGTTAGATTAATTACCTACCTGATCTCAAACGTGAAAACATCATCAATCTTGTACGATTTTTGTTTTACGATTGTACCCTTctcattaatgattttttttttcagatctgAAATTGTACCTTGGTTGAGAACAAAAATGGAGGAGATGGGGAAGTTCTGGTGCGGCTGGAAACGAAGGAGAACGAGGGTGAAGGGGACTGTTTTGCTTAGtccgtatttttgaaaaaaaaagttttgtctttccttttttgtttattttttcatactaagataaaaatgtaaattttggatctaaaAAGCCTATTAAGGAAAATATCCCATAATAATATTACCCCACAAGGGCACAACCCAtccaattattaattataaataataatgttttattattttaataaattattatatttttaaaataatttttatatatatatggtacaAAACAAACAACTAACACCTCCCCCATTGAATTATGGGTGTCCAACCTTGTTTTGACGTTTCTtgcctttttttaaaaaaattaagagtcCATCGTttcattttataattaaaataaaatattttaaatttgtaatatttaaatcatatgtatattaaaaaaaaaaaagtaaataccaTGTTAGATCccgtattttgtaaaagttaccgattggactctatgttttgttaaataataaaatagactatatattttctaaaatagtaaaaatagaaccataagtttaattttcgataactttttttttaataaccaacttgaagacaatttctaacacaaacagatacaaaaaaatataaataattttatcataacacttttagatcagattattattaaattttattttaacaaaaaatcaatacttcaaggtcctatttgtgccattttaaaaaatacagagttcaattagtaacttttacaaaacacatagTCCAAAATAACACCCTTTAAAAACTTATGAAAGACCTTCATTCATTAATTAGGTGCATTTAGAAAATGGCTTGTCTTGCCTAACGGCTTGACTATATCACAAGAAGGTAAAATCCTAATCTAATTAGCACtcatttaatttgttgacactaaaaaaaaattaaattaaatatttttgttcACACTAACAAATTTAATAATGTTTTGTTAGTTTGATTATTAATGAGTTctctaagtatttttctttttaaattacaAATAGTCTAAGAAAAATGTTAAAGGACATTTATAATACGAGTACTATGGTGCTAATATTCAGAGTCGTCTCTGAGTATTGATGAgtccaataattttttttgttttatctaAAGTGAAGTTTAAGAGTAACTCCAAGGAGATTGCAAATTAGTAGTATGGTGTGTATATATGTTCTAAGGAGGTTGCATATCAtatcattttataattttatctaCAGTGCACTGTAGTCACGAcatcctttttttttaattgtttttataatttaattaatatttatatatatttatattattgttgtaaaattaagaattattttttgagaaattttacaATACACAATTTTAAAAGTGATGTACGAATCTACTCCTATTTATTTCGGCACCCGACAaactttagtctattttttttttatataatagtgtatattataattatttaagacaacatcctgtaaaatttagaaaaatttaaaaaaaaattaacacgccgaaaataatGCACTTCTTTAAAAGTGGTGCACTGATATACTCTTACCTGTTCGGGCATTCGGGAGACTtgtttagtctttttttttatatggtcatgtacattatagttatttaaacatcctgcaaaattttaaaaaatttaacacgtcaaaaataaaattcaaactttcTGTCGCGTGACTCTTTTATTGAGAGAGATACATTGTAAAAGCaccttattataatatttttttttgtgtaaatttaAATGTGGATACCATAAATTGTGgtaaattttgttaattaatatgatattatttttttattttattaaaaaattaatataataataaagaatattttttttagtgtaattttttgtgTTGTAGTTGGAGTAGAAATACTTTTTGATACCAAATTTAATGTTTCTTTGGAGATGCTCTAAGCATTATTGgacttattttataaaattttacaaaaaatacccTTTTTTTACTGCATAAAAGTATACTGTATAAAAATTGTAGGTCCTAATTAAGAGTGAACCTTAAATATGGGTCTAATCTACCTTACCTCAGAGCTTGGCCTGTTAATATCTGCTCTTTAATATATAAGATGATTTTGTTTAgagttgattatattattatttcttaattaaCATATTAGTAATATGCATGGTTTactagaaaattaaaaaaataataaaagtaaaaatgatTACGGAGGAAACTATGGGGCTCgggtggcaaaacccccaatACTTTCGTTTTGGGGGTTTcattaaacccccaaaacctaAATTTCTGCGGGTAAACCTTCAAAACCAGAAAactgttagcaatttaacacttCCGTCCAAATTTAGCTGTTAAATGCCAAGTTGAattgtccacgtggacacaatatacacatagcacaattttattggtccacgtaaataattatttaaaaaaataaaaaattaattattttaaaaataaaaaaataaaaaaaattcttttttttctttcttctttttttctttttttctttctttctttttctttttctttgtcaTGAACCCTAAACCTAAATCCTTCCGAGCCACCACCCACCATGAGAACCCTAAACCTAAATCCTTCCCAGCCACCACCCACCACCATTCTCTTCCTTCCCAGCCATCGCCACCATCTTCCTTCCTTCCTTCCTTCATACTgttaccaccaccaccaccatcttctttttcttcatcatCTGCTACCACCACAtgccatccaaatcacaaaaaaaaaaaaagagaacaaCAAAACTAAGCTCAAACTAATTCAAACTAATTCAAAtccaacaaataaacaaacacacatatatatatacacaaaatcttaaccccaaaattaatatttgaaaaccctaaatttatttccccacaaatataataatactaagtaataatataatgtatattatatttttctggAAACCCCCAAACAGGAGCAATGAGGTATTCAGAGGAGGAGGATGGTTATTATGATGATGTTTGTaaagagaggagagagagagagagagagagagagagagagagagagagagagagagagagagagagagagagagagagagagagagagcagatTGACCGGCGCTGGCTTGGTGGTCCCCGACGTCCTCCTCCATAACCACGTCGAAGCTAGTTCACCGGCTTTAATGGCGGATCTGAGATGGAGGAGTTAGAGCCAACATGTTATGGGGCTTCGAAGTCGGCGGAGGAGGACGAGGCCGGAGGAGGTTTTTGTTCAGCGGTGGTTGTGGAGGAGGACGTCgacagaagaagaaagagaaagggatatgagagagatagagagaggaGATCGAGTGAGATCTTTCAGAgaaggaaaaagaaagaaaaagaaaaaaagaaagaaaaaaggaaaaaaaaatatattttttttattttttaaattttaaattacatttttttaatttttttaatttttttaaataattatttacgtggactcataaaattgtgccacgtgtatattgtgtccacgtggacaatCCAACGTGCCAATTAACAGCTAAATTTGGACAGaagtgttaaattgctaacagtTTACTAGTCTTGGGGGTTTACCCGTAGAAATTTGGGTTTTGGGGtttaatgaaaccaaaacgaaagtattaggagttttgccgccatttaccctttttataataaagaaaaataaaatatacaaatatatataaagttacctataaaattatatgtttaaatcacaataaaattaaggtaaacattatatattaattcataCCTAATTATATGtacacataaaaatatattgtacATAATAATGCGATGCATATTTGGATGTACATATTATTATTGCTCTTTGTCTGTATATTGGATGTACCATAATTCTTCAAACTTTAAAATGATATGGGTTAATAAGATtggaaaattttacaatgtaCCCTCTTAAAATAGATACATTGATGCAcccttatctattttagtacccgaaataattttttagtcaaatttttctCATGATCatatacgttatagttatttaagacatcctgtaaaattttaagaaatttagaaaagtttAATACGCCGAAAAATACGTTCAAACAgcgtgttgcacgcgtgacaattttattttatacccgtgtaaaatagactgtttgagcATTGTTTTCGATTATGtaagttattctgaatttctcaaaattttgtaggttatctcaaataattataacgtacatgaatatgaaaaaaatttagactaaaaaattcttctggaTGCTGAAACAAGTCAAGagtgcatcagtacatcccttttaaggggtacattgtagaatcacccactaagatattatgaaaaattgaaagcagaaaaaattaaaataaattcatacgtaattattttaaattttttaaaattttataaaatatcttaaattgtTATATTGTACGTGAATATAAAAaagattaaattaatttttttttaaatgctgaaataaataaaaaaaaatgtatcagTATATCCCTTAACCAATAATATTAACCTACAtaattattaaaacaaaatttgactatattttttttataaatatcaaaatagataaaattaaaagaataattgAAGTAAAATTTGAGTGTGGGCCGTAGTGAATGGTGGTGATGCAATCTCATATATGGCAGACACCCTACTAACCACCATCGACGGTGCTCCTTTAATGGACTTCATTTTCCATTCATGCTTGGTGGGCCCCACAATCACACAACTTCATGCAACACTTTCGATTTAGCCCACGTGGCCTTCTCCCATTAGCTGACCGAAACAGACCCAAAAGTAGAAGATGGGATAGGATTGGGACCCAATTAACAACACCACCTCCATGCCTGAAGGAAAGCTAAGGATGACGCCACGTGTCATCCAGCTAACGTCATGATGATTGGGAAAGTGTGATTCAGATCCGATGATGATTATGTCACTCTTGTGGAAGAAAATGTGGGACCCACACAAATGTCCACGTCATCTGACATATCTTTTTATTACTGCACGccccaccaccaccacccgTAGTTAAATCTTACCGTTCCACGTCAGCATCAGGTGACGTCACTCTCATTTACTGCCAcgtcactctctctctctcttccccatGTGATCTAGTTCACCGGCAAATATCCAGTTTTTCCGAACTACCTGATCGCGTGATCATCCCAACATTAATCTCACGCGCCCTTCCGAGCTCG
This window harbors:
- the LOC115706935 gene encoding cysteine proteinase inhibitor-like, which translates into the protein MAAISFNTPNFPSGFAFPETAKLIPEHMLTFKIVGEPEGPHYAHYGVVGSHLEFDFKEKKTLEERKMATVGGIKEVDGNQNSLEIESLARFAVDEHNKKQNSLLQFEKVVNTKVQVVSGTMHHITLEALDGDKKKVYEAKVWEKPWMHFKELQEFKYIGDAPSGSSS